The Cyanobacteria bacterium QS_8_64_29 genome includes a window with the following:
- a CDS encoding peptide ABC transporter substrate-binding protein, whose protein sequence is MPVLTVPRTWRRWGQYLAAFLLCAMLAVSCSGGEQAPDGGGSSEPDRITVGTTLDPSTLDPASTYEVAALNLPIYNLGETLYAYDPETAELKPQLATAMPQVSDDGLRYTIPLREGGTFHDGTPFNAEAMAFSLRRFMENGGKPSFLLDEFVESVSATGEFELTIRLQNPFVALPSLLAFTGTCAVSPQAYEIGEGKFEPKTFVGTGPYRLAEFSSDSLTLDIFEDYWGDPPANDGVDIQIYKDKPANLFNAFRSGSVDVAYLSLTPQQTQTLRQGAEANKWQAMRTPGVTVSYMALNLQQDPLGDQALRQAIAASLDREQLVERVLNGQGKPLYSLVPTTFEAHEPAFKQAYGQANLDLARQKLQEASYSSDNPATIPMWYPSGSKTRSVLAQTLRAFAQQKLDGAIRFQPQSVESARFFDEIGQGSYPATLVDWYPDFLDADNYLEPFLACQQGSPQGGCQQGGAQSQGSFYYSERINQLIERERREREPQARQRLFRQIQQQLAEDVPYIPLWQSQDSIFAQSGVAGIRLNPRQALPLWSIHRQSASAS, encoded by the coding sequence ATGCCTGTTTTGACTGTCCCTCGCACCTGGCGCCGCTGGGGCCAGTACCTGGCTGCCTTTCTGCTGTGCGCCATGTTGGCCGTCAGCTGCAGTGGCGGTGAGCAAGCTCCCGATGGTGGCGGCTCGAGCGAGCCCGACCGCATCACAGTGGGGACGACGCTAGACCCCAGCACCCTCGATCCAGCCAGTACCTATGAAGTCGCTGCCCTGAATCTGCCCATTTACAACCTGGGCGAGACCCTGTACGCCTATGACCCCGAGACGGCAGAGCTAAAGCCGCAACTGGCAACGGCCATGCCCCAAGTCAGCGACGATGGCCTGCGCTACACCATTCCGCTGCGCGAGGGGGGCACCTTTCACGACGGAACGCCCTTCAATGCCGAAGCGATGGCGTTCTCGCTGCGCCGCTTTATGGAAAACGGCGGCAAGCCCTCGTTTCTGCTCGATGAATTTGTCGAGTCGGTCTCGGCCACGGGCGAGTTCGAGCTCACCATCCGGCTGCAGAACCCCTTTGTCGCCCTGCCATCGCTGCTGGCTTTCACCGGTACCTGTGCCGTATCGCCTCAGGCCTACGAAATTGGCGAAGGCAAGTTTGAGCCCAAGACCTTCGTGGGAACTGGTCCTTACCGGCTAGCAGAATTTAGCAGCGACTCGCTGACGCTAGACATCTTTGAGGACTACTGGGGCGATCCCCCTGCCAACGATGGCGTTGACATCCAAATCTATAAAGACAAGCCCGCCAACCTGTTCAATGCCTTTCGCTCGGGCAGCGTCGATGTTGCCTACCTGTCGCTGACCCCGCAGCAAACCCAAACCTTGCGGCAAGGGGCAGAGGCCAACAAATGGCAGGCCATGCGGACCCCTGGGGTCACCGTTAGCTACATGGCGCTCAACTTGCAGCAGGATCCGCTCGGCGATCAGGCCCTGCGGCAGGCGATCGCGGCCTCGCTGGATCGCGAGCAGCTGGTGGAGCGCGTGTTGAACGGCCAGGGCAAACCGCTCTACAGCCTGGTCCCTACCACCTTTGAGGCCCACGAACCGGCGTTCAAGCAGGCTTACGGCCAAGCCAACCTCGACCTGGCCCGGCAGAAGCTGCAGGAGGCCAGCTACAGTAGCGACAATCCGGCCACTATCCCCATGTGGTACCCTTCGGGCTCCAAAACCCGAAGCGTACTCGCCCAAACGCTGCGCGCCTTTGCCCAGCAAAAACTGGACGGCGCGATTCGCTTTCAGCCCCAAAGCGTGGAGTCGGCTCGGTTCTTTGACGAGATCGGGCAGGGGAGCTATCCGGCCACGCTCGTCGACTGGTATCCCGACTTTCTCGATGCCGACAACTACCTGGAACCCTTCCTGGCTTGCCAGCAGGGCTCGCCCCAGGGCGGCTGCCAGCAAGGGGGCGCTCAGTCCCAGGGCTCGTTTTACTACAGCGAGCGCATCAACCAGCTGATCGAGCGCGAGCGCCGCGAGCGCGAGCCGCAAGCGCGGCAGCGCCTGTTTCGCCAGATCCAGCAGCAGCTAGCCGAGGATGTCCCCTACATTCCGCTCTGGCAGAGCCAAGATTCAATCTTCGCCCAGTCTGGGGTCGCGGGCATCCGGCTCAATCCCCGGCAGGCGCTCCCGCTGTGGTCCATCCACCGGCAATCGGCCAGCGCCTCCTAG
- a CDS encoding sulfate ABC transporter ATP-binding protein encodes MGIAIEAVSKQFGDFTAVDRVSLEIPRGSLVALLGPSGSGKSTLLRLIAGLDLPDSGRIWLTGEDSTRTRVQDRNIGFVFQHYALFKHMRVRQNIAFGLEVRKLPQKQIAACVDELLALVNLQGLGDRYPSQLSGSQRQRVALARALAPEPQVLLLDEPFGALDARVRKDLRGWLRRLHDEAHVTTVFVTHDHEEAMSVADRIVVMNEGAIEQVGPPEQIYAHPATPFVMRFIGPVNVLPSDSHLVGAQANSAQPDIFFRPHDVAIETEPNSVTVPATVERLIHLGGEVQLELVLDDAQVIHAHLPRDRFDALRLSPQQRVHIRPKEAKSFPLHYTI; translated from the coding sequence TTGGGGATCGCCATCGAAGCTGTTTCCAAGCAGTTCGGGGACTTTACGGCCGTCGACCGGGTGAGCCTGGAGATCCCCCGCGGCTCGCTGGTGGCGCTGCTGGGGCCATCCGGCTCCGGCAAATCCACCTTGCTGCGCCTGATTGCGGGGCTAGATCTGCCGGACTCGGGCCGGATTTGGCTGACCGGCGAAGACAGCACCCGCACGCGCGTGCAAGACCGCAACATTGGGTTTGTCTTCCAGCACTACGCCCTGTTCAAGCACATGCGCGTGCGCCAAAACATTGCCTTTGGCCTGGAGGTGCGCAAGCTGCCCCAAAAGCAGATCGCCGCCTGCGTGGACGAGCTGCTGGCGCTGGTGAACTTGCAAGGGCTCGGTGATCGCTACCCATCGCAGCTCTCGGGCAGTCAACGGCAGCGGGTGGCGCTGGCACGGGCGCTGGCTCCCGAGCCGCAGGTGTTGCTGTTAGATGAACCATTCGGCGCGCTGGATGCTAGAGTCCGCAAGGACCTGCGGGGCTGGCTGCGGCGCCTGCACGATGAAGCTCACGTCACCACGGTCTTTGTCACCCACGATCACGAGGAGGCCATGTCGGTCGCCGATCGCATCGTGGTGATGAATGAAGGGGCCATCGAGCAAGTCGGGCCGCCCGAGCAAATTTACGCTCACCCGGCGACCCCGTTTGTCATGCGCTTTATTGGGCCCGTCAATGTCCTACCTAGCGACTCGCACTTGGTTGGGGCGCAGGCCAACTCGGCCCAGCCAGATATTTTTTTCCGCCCCCACGATGTCGCCATCGAGACCGAGCCCAACAGCGTCACGGTCCCGGCGACGGTCGAGCGGCTCATTCACCTAGGGGGGGAAGTGCAGCTAGAGTTGGTCCTGGACGACGCGCAGGTCATTCACGCGCACCTGCCGCGCGATCGCTTCGATGCGTTGCGACTATCGCCCCAGCAGCGGGTCCACATTCGGCCCAAAGAGGCCAAATCCTTCCCGCTCCACTACACCATCTAA
- a CDS encoding cobyrinic acid a,c-diamide synthase yields MATVISTVNMKGGVGKTTLTVNLATALAWHYGKRVLVVDLDSQVSATLSLMPPQEFAQVRKARRTLSYLIDRLVQPHIQRKYWTPDLVCSQMGQVSGLELLPGDLELYDEYRVAQTLHKRAVEQSSQSFHQVWMAFERTLVRTLLEPVLADYDYIFLDCAPGYNLLTRSGIAASHYYLLPARPEPLSLVGIQLLEKRIAKLKQSPTAADEDLAAIALLGIAFIHSSSNIFSRYYKQVMQRIEQDFAAEQIFATGIPMDVNVAKAVDRFTPAVLAAPNSPGAKAFAKFADEFVGKLQARAAAPGSVAAG; encoded by the coding sequence ATGGCAACCGTCATCAGCACCGTCAACATGAAAGGCGGCGTGGGCAAAACGACGCTCACCGTCAACTTGGCAACGGCCCTCGCCTGGCACTACGGCAAGCGCGTCCTGGTGGTCGATCTCGACTCGCAAGTGAGCGCCACGCTCAGCTTGATGCCGCCGCAAGAATTTGCCCAGGTGCGCAAAGCCCGCCGCACGCTCAGCTACCTGATCGACCGCCTGGTGCAACCCCACATCCAGCGCAAGTACTGGACCCCGGATTTGGTTTGCTCGCAAATGGGCCAGGTCAGCGGGCTGGAGCTGCTGCCAGGGGACCTGGAGCTCTACGACGAGTATCGGGTGGCCCAAACGCTGCACAAGCGCGCCGTCGAGCAATCCAGCCAAAGCTTCCACCAAGTCTGGATGGCCTTCGAGCGCACGCTGGTGCGCACCCTTTTGGAGCCCGTCCTGGCAGACTACGACTACATTTTTTTGGACTGCGCGCCCGGCTACAACCTGCTTACCCGCAGCGGTATTGCCGCCAGCCACTACTACTTGCTGCCCGCACGCCCGGAACCGCTCTCGCTGGTTGGCATCCAGCTGCTGGAGAAGCGCATTGCCAAGCTCAAGCAGAGCCCAACCGCAGCTGACGAGGACCTAGCCGCGATCGCCTTACTGGGCATTGCCTTCATCCACTCCAGCAGCAACATCTTCAGCCGCTACTACAAGCAGGTCATGCAGCGCATCGAGCAGGATTTTGCGGCGGAGCAGATTTTTGCGACCGGCATCCCCATGGATGTCAACGTCGCCAAGGCAGTGGATCGTTTTACCCCCGCCGTGCTGGCTGCCCCCAACTCGCCGGGCGCCAAAGCCTTTGCCAAGTTTGCCGACGAGTTTGTCGGTAAGCTCCAGGCACGCGCCGCCGCGCCTGGCTCGGTCGCGGCGGGCTAA
- a CDS encoding DNA-binding response regulator produces MRILLVDDERELTDPLTQVLRREGYDVDVTNCGITGERLAAQRAYDLLILDWLMPERSGLQICQRRRACGDATPVLFLTAKDTLDDRVSGLDAGADDYLVKPFELRELLARVRALLRRAAAGEASAAERLQVADLTLDRDNQLAYRNGRAIELSAQETQLLSLLMRHPGQVLSHAQIRERLWSGQAQPSSNVLAARIRLLRRKIEGPQEEPLIHTVYGRGYRLGSPAPPA; encoded by the coding sequence GTGCGCATTCTGCTAGTCGATGACGAGCGCGAGCTCACCGACCCGCTGACGCAGGTCCTGCGCCGCGAAGGATACGATGTCGATGTTACCAACTGCGGCATCACCGGCGAGCGGCTGGCCGCGCAACGCGCCTACGATCTGTTGATTCTGGATTGGCTCATGCCCGAGCGCTCCGGCCTGCAAATCTGCCAGCGCCGGCGGGCGTGTGGGGATGCCACGCCCGTGCTGTTTTTGACCGCCAAAGACACCCTCGACGATCGCGTCTCGGGGCTGGATGCCGGCGCCGACGACTACCTGGTCAAGCCGTTCGAGCTGCGCGAGCTGCTGGCCCGGGTCCGCGCCCTGCTGCGCCGCGCTGCCGCCGGCGAGGCCTCGGCGGCCGAGCGGTTGCAGGTAGCCGATCTTACCCTTGATCGCGACAACCAACTGGCCTACCGCAACGGCCGCGCCATCGAGCTCTCGGCCCAAGAGACCCAGCTACTGTCGCTGCTGATGCGCCACCCCGGCCAGGTGCTGAGCCACGCCCAGATCCGCGAGCGCCTCTGGTCGGGGCAGGCCCAGCCCAGCAGCAACGTTCTGGCCGCCCGCATCCGCTTGCTGCGCCGCAAGATTGAGGGGCCTCAGGAGGAACCGCTCATCCACACGGTTTACGGCCGCGGCTACCGCCTGGGCAGCCCCGCGCCGCCGGCGTGA
- a CDS encoding ATP phosphoribosyltransferase encodes MASTLTVALPKGVLLQDSIRLFQNLGLDFSAFLDERNRQLQIESPQGQARALLVRAQDVPVYVEYGQAQLGIVGYDVLREKKPQVADLADLGFGACRMSVAVRERDYRRNRYRNVLDLPPHCRVASKFVTCACDCFERLDLPVEIVPLSGSVELGAITGMAEAIVDLVSTGRTLRENQLIETDDGPLFQSTAHLIAHPLSYRLNRGNLAPYVRHLQASAAEAAPAQG; translated from the coding sequence ATGGCATCGACTCTTACGGTAGCGCTGCCCAAAGGCGTCCTGCTGCAAGACAGCATTCGCCTGTTCCAGAATTTGGGGCTGGACTTTAGCGCGTTTTTGGACGAGCGCAACCGCCAGCTCCAAATCGAGTCGCCTCAAGGCCAAGCGCGCGCGCTGCTGGTGCGGGCGCAGGACGTGCCGGTGTACGTCGAGTACGGGCAGGCGCAACTGGGCATTGTCGGCTATGACGTGCTGCGCGAGAAAAAACCGCAAGTTGCGGATCTGGCCGATCTGGGCTTTGGGGCCTGCCGCATGTCGGTGGCGGTACGCGAGCGCGACTACCGCCGCAACCGCTACCGCAACGTGCTGGATCTGCCCCCGCACTGCCGCGTGGCCTCTAAGTTCGTCACCTGCGCCTGCGACTGCTTCGAGCGGCTGGATCTGCCGGTGGAGATCGTGCCGCTGTCGGGCTCGGTGGAGCTGGGCGCCATTACCGGCATGGCCGAGGCGATCGTCGATTTGGTCTCGACCGGGCGCACGCTGCGCGAGAACCAGCTGATCGAAACCGATGACGGCCCGCTGTTCCAAAGCACCGCTCACCTGATCGCCCACCCGCTCAGCTACCGCCTCAACCGGGGCAACCTCGCCCCCTACGTGCGGCACTTGCAAGCCAGTGCCGCTGAGGCCGCCCCAGCCCAGGGCTGA
- a CDS encoding long-chain fatty acid--CoA ligase yields MAAPASAAQGRRRDSDWHLLQRIVPYARRNKRLLAVSLLFLFPPALAGALQPVLIGQAISLVNDEAVWGWLDPLSLRQGIYALAGLLLATILVRLMFDALQGYLVQRFGQQVTAGIREDLFAHVTALASRFFDRTPVGRLVTRLTSDVETLGDVFSSGAIGILSDIVRIVVLLVVMFARQWQLAGLLLLMLLPVSVLIVRFQQRYRQANYTARQELSTLNATLAENLAGINIVQLFRRERLNSEQFRATNTRYIRAVQQTIFYDANVSATLEWFGFAGIAAVLGVGGQLVVQGGLTLGTLSAFILFSQRLFEPLRQFADKFTLLQSGFTGIERISEIANEPIEIADPHSRDRQQLARSAPGRRGEIRFERVWFGYKPDEYVLQDLSFTIEPGERVAIVGPTGAGKSSVVRLLCRLYEPNHGRIRVDGIDIRQLPQAELRRHVGVILQENFLFAGTVRDNIALGEPYSLQAIEAAARLVGVHDFIASLPQGYETQLRERGTNLSGGQKQLLAFARVAVRDPRVVVLDEATASLDVRTEAGIQSALESLLADRSAIIIAHRLTTIRNADRILVLQDGKLIEQGSHQALLRQGGEYAQLYRFQRTQQASAGSERS; encoded by the coding sequence ATGGCAGCGCCTGCTTCGGCCGCCCAGGGACGCCGCCGCGACAGCGACTGGCACCTTTTGCAGCGCATCGTTCCGTATGCTCGCCGCAACAAGCGGCTGCTGGCCGTATCGCTGCTGTTTTTGTTCCCGCCGGCGCTGGCAGGGGCCCTGCAGCCCGTTTTGATCGGGCAAGCCATCTCGCTGGTCAACGACGAGGCCGTTTGGGGCTGGCTGGATCCGCTATCGCTGCGCCAGGGGATCTACGCCCTGGCCGGACTGCTGCTGGCAACCATCCTGGTGCGCTTAATGTTCGATGCGCTCCAGGGCTATCTGGTCCAGCGCTTCGGCCAGCAGGTGACAGCCGGCATCCGCGAGGACCTGTTCGCCCACGTGACGGCGCTGGCCTCGCGCTTTTTCGATCGCACCCCGGTGGGGCGGCTGGTGACCCGGCTCACCAGCGATGTCGAGACCCTGGGCGACGTGTTCTCCTCCGGGGCGATCGGCATCCTGAGCGACATCGTGCGCATTGTCGTGCTGCTGGTGGTGATGTTTGCGCGGCAGTGGCAGCTCGCCGGGTTGCTGCTGCTAATGCTGCTGCCGGTGAGCGTGCTGATCGTGCGCTTCCAACAGCGCTACCGCCAGGCCAACTACACCGCTCGGCAGGAGCTCTCCACGCTCAACGCCACCCTGGCCGAGAACCTGGCAGGCATCAACATCGTGCAGCTGTTTCGGCGCGAGCGACTCAACAGCGAGCAGTTCCGCGCCACAAATACTCGCTACATCCGCGCGGTCCAGCAGACGATTTTCTACGATGCCAACGTCTCGGCCACGCTGGAGTGGTTTGGCTTTGCCGGCATTGCCGCCGTTTTGGGGGTAGGTGGCCAGCTAGTCGTGCAGGGCGGGCTGACGCTGGGTACGCTCTCGGCGTTCATTTTGTTTTCGCAGCGCCTGTTCGAGCCGCTGCGGCAGTTTGCCGACAAGTTTACGCTGCTGCAGTCGGGCTTTACTGGGATCGAGCGCATCAGCGAAATTGCCAACGAGCCCATCGAAATCGCCGATCCCCACAGCCGCGATCGCCAGCAGCTCGCGCGCAGCGCGCCCGGCCGCCGCGGCGAGATTCGCTTTGAGCGGGTTTGGTTTGGCTACAAACCGGATGAGTACGTCCTGCAGGATCTCAGCTTCACCATCGAGCCTGGCGAGCGAGTCGCCATTGTCGGCCCTACTGGAGCGGGCAAAAGCTCGGTGGTTCGCCTGCTCTGCCGGCTCTACGAACCCAACCACGGCCGCATCCGGGTGGATGGCATCGACATCCGCCAGCTGCCGCAGGCCGAGCTTCGCCGCCACGTGGGCGTCATCCTGCAAGAGAACTTTCTCTTTGCCGGCACCGTCCGCGACAACATTGCCCTGGGCGAGCCTTATTCCCTCCAGGCCATTGAAGCCGCCGCCCGACTGGTGGGCGTTCACGACTTCATTGCTTCGCTGCCGCAGGGCTACGAGACCCAGCTGCGGGAGCGCGGTACCAACTTATCCGGCGGCCAGAAACAGCTGCTGGCCTTTGCGCGGGTGGCCGTTCGCGATCCGCGCGTGGTGGTGCTGGATGAGGCGACCGCCAGCTTGGACGTGCGCACCGAGGCTGGCATCCAAAGCGCGCTGGAATCGCTCCTGGCTGATCGCAGCGCCATTATCATCGCCCACCGCCTGACTACCATTCGCAACGCCGATCGCATCCTGGTGCTGCAAGACGGCAAGCTCATCGAGCAGGGCAGCCACCAGGCGCTGCTGCGCCAGGGGGGCGAGTACGCCCAGCTGTACCGCTTCCAGCGCACGCAACAAGCCAGCGCCGGCAGCGAGCGCAGCTAG
- a CDS encoding DUF924 domain-containing protein: MVSDPSRSEAILRFWFGTPECPHPDGGRARKAWFAKDLAFDAAVRAELEPDYRQAAAGKRQSWQGAPRSCLALILLLDQVPRQLFRGQPRAYATDPQALAAAQHAVEQGYDRTLLPVQRWFVYMPFEHAENLATQNRAVALFSTLEGDPQSARTIAFAHRHRRVIERFGRFPHRNAILGRPSTPQEQAFLAQPGSSL, translated from the coding sequence GTGGTTTCGGATCCGTCGCGCAGCGAGGCCATCCTGCGGTTTTGGTTCGGCACGCCCGAGTGCCCCCACCCGGACGGCGGCCGGGCGCGCAAAGCCTGGTTTGCCAAAGACCTGGCCTTTGATGCCGCCGTGCGCGCCGAGCTCGAGCCCGACTACCGGCAAGCAGCCGCCGGCAAGCGCCAGAGCTGGCAAGGCGCGCCCCGCAGCTGCCTGGCGCTCATCCTGCTGCTGGATCAGGTGCCGCGCCAGCTGTTTCGGGGCCAGCCGCGGGCGTACGCCACGGACCCCCAAGCCCTAGCGGCAGCGCAGCATGCGGTCGAGCAAGGCTATGATCGCACACTGCTGCCAGTGCAGCGCTGGTTCGTCTACATGCCGTTCGAGCATGCCGAGAACCTGGCCACCCAGAACCGGGCCGTGGCATTATTTTCTACCTTGGAAGGGGATCCGCAAAGCGCTCGCACCATCGCGTTTGCCCACCGCCACCGGCGCGTCATCGAGCGCTTCGGCCGCTTTCCCCACCGCAACGCCATCCTGGGCCGCCCCAGCACGCCCCAGGAGCAGGCGTTTTTGGCCCAACCGGGCTCATCGCTTTGA